Below is a window of Mycobacterium dioxanotrophicus DNA.
CGTCAAACACGTGGCGGCCAACCACAACGGAACCATCCGGCTGTGGAGTCAGCCGGGAACCGGGTCGACGTTCACGTTGTCGATCCCGGCGTATCCCCATCACGACCGATCAGATGATTCGTACGAACGAGAGGATTAGCGAGAACGATGACCAGCGTGTTGATCGTTGAGGACGAGGAGTCGCTGGCCGATCCACTGGCATTCCTGCTCCGCAAGGAAGGCTTCGAGGCCACCGTGGTGGCCGACGGCCCTTCAGCTCTGGCCGAATTCGAGCGCTCCGGTGCCGACATCGTGCTGCTGGACCTGATGCTGCCGGGGATGAGCGGCACCGATGTCTGTAAGCAGCTGCGGTCCCGCTCGAGCGTGCCGGTGATCATGGTGACCGCCCGCGACAGCGAGATCGACAAGGTCGTCGGACTGGAACTGGGCGCCGACGACTACGTCACCAAGCCGTATTCGGCGCGGGAACTGATCGCCCGGATCCGGGCGGTGCTGCGCCGGGGATCCGACTCCGACGACACCGGCGCCGGCGACGGCGTGCTGGAGGCCGGCCCGGTCCGCATGGATGTCGAACGCCACGTGGTCAGCGTCAACGGTGAGCAGATCACGTTGCCGCTCAAGGAGTTCGACCTGCTCGAGTACCTGATGCGCAACAGTGGGCGGGTGCTCACCCGTGGTCAGCTCATCGACCGGGTGTGGGGCGCGGACTACGTCGGCGACACCAAAACCCTTGACGTGCATGTCA
It encodes the following:
- the regX gene encoding two-component sensory transduction protein RegX: MTSVLIVEDEESLADPLAFLLRKEGFEATVVADGPSALAEFERSGADIVLLDLMLPGMSGTDVCKQLRSRSSVPVIMVTARDSEIDKVVGLELGADDYVTKPYSARELIARIRAVLRRGSDSDDTGAGDGVLEAGPVRMDVERHVVSVNGEQITLPLKEFDLLEYLMRNSGRVLTRGQLIDRVWGADYVGDTKTLDVHVKRLRSKIEADPANPVHLVTVRGLGYKLEG